From Streptomyces sp. NBC_00775, one genomic window encodes:
- a CDS encoding sugar phosphate isomerase/epimerase family protein — protein sequence MTAFNDESGTGDALRRTLGIDRRRFLSTCTAAATAAIAAPVFGASPAVAQDRDRGQDSGGDVLVPPDRRGIILYTVRDATGRDPLATELPSGFREVFQQLSRFGYRQVEFAGYGQHANAPGGASLESVEGAKLLRSWLDEYGLRAQGNHGFIPPSWPFTTPDLDTFKKHLEIANILGMAHMGTGGDPTGSAYRADWDVAADKWNALGEIARREGIKLYTHNHDAAYGFLLDGGPLDAQGRPTRSSGIRKLEYFLKITDPKVVWLEMDIFWAHVAQYKFHTYTAQDGSTQENVFDPAGLVARNNKRYPLFHAKDGTVNTTNGMGYDMVPFGTGVIDYTTFFSRVGARNYHNPMVEQDNAPSATDPAQSLKHAKIGYDNLAALRKKCG from the coding sequence GTGACCGCGTTCAACGACGAATCCGGAACCGGCGACGCCCTGCGCCGCACTCTCGGCATCGACCGCCGCCGCTTCCTCAGCACCTGCACCGCCGCCGCGACCGCGGCGATCGCCGCACCCGTCTTCGGCGCCTCGCCCGCCGTCGCCCAGGACCGGGACAGAGGCCAGGACAGCGGCGGCGACGTCCTCGTCCCCCCGGACAGGCGCGGCATCATCCTCTACACCGTCCGTGACGCGACGGGCCGCGACCCGCTCGCCACCGAACTGCCCTCCGGTTTCCGCGAGGTCTTCCAGCAGCTCTCGCGATTCGGCTACCGCCAGGTGGAGTTCGCGGGGTACGGCCAGCACGCCAACGCCCCGGGCGGCGCGAGCCTGGAGTCCGTGGAGGGCGCCAAGCTGCTGCGTTCGTGGCTCGACGAGTACGGGCTGCGGGCGCAGGGCAACCACGGCTTCATACCGCCGTCCTGGCCCTTCACCACACCCGACCTGGACACCTTCAAGAAGCACCTGGAGATCGCCAACATCCTCGGCATGGCGCACATGGGCACCGGCGGCGACCCCACCGGCAGCGCCTACCGCGCCGACTGGGACGTGGCCGCCGACAAGTGGAACGCGCTCGGCGAGATCGCCCGTCGCGAGGGCATCAAGCTGTACACCCACAACCATGACGCGGCGTACGGCTTCCTGCTCGACGGTGGCCCGCTGGACGCCCAGGGCCGTCCGACCCGCAGCTCCGGCATCCGCAAGCTGGAGTACTTCCTGAAGATCACCGACCCGAAGGTGGTCTGGCTGGAGATGGACATCTTCTGGGCGCACGTGGCCCAGTACAAGTTCCACACGTACACGGCCCAGGACGGCTCCACCCAGGAGAACGTCTTCGATCCCGCGGGGCTCGTCGCCCGCAACAACAAGCGCTACCCGCTCTTCCACGCCAAGGACGGCACCGTCAACACGACGAACGGCATGGGGTACGACATGGTGCCGTTCGGCACCGGAGTCATCGACTACACCACGTTCTTCTCTCGTGTCGGGGCCCGGAACTACCACAACCCGATGGTCGAGCAGGACAACGCCCCGAGCGCCACCGACCCCGCTCAGTCGCTGAAGCACGCGAAGATCGGCTACGACAACCTCGCGGCCCTGCGCAAGAAGTGCGGCTAG
- a CDS encoding nucleotide pyrophosphatase/phosphodiesterase family protein, with product MTQPPVPTPRPEHSSGRPRPTPLLVLDVVGLTPRLLDHMPHLKALGQSGSRAPLGTVLPAVTCAAQSTFLTGTHPCEHGIVGNGWYFRELGDVLLWRQHNGLVSGDKLWDAARRAHPGYTVANICWWYAMGADTDITVTPRPVYYADGRKEPDCYTRPPALHDELTEKFGTFPLFHFWGPGADLVSSRWIIDATRHINRTRRPDLTLCYLPHLDYDLQRFGPDDPRSLQAAADLDAAMAPLLDDAKAEGRTVVALSEYGITRADRPVDINRALRRAGLLDVHTQDGMEYLDPMASRAFAVADHQIAHVYVRRPEDLEATKAALAGLPGIERLLDDEGKKTHHLDHPRSGELVAVAEPDAWFTYYYWLDDARAPDFARLVEIHRKPGYDPVELFMDPLDPYVKVKAATALARKKLGMRYRMAVVPLDPSPIRGSHGRLPLSDDEGPLIICSTPRAVTGRVAATDVKSLLLDLAGLT from the coding sequence GTGACCCAGCCGCCGGTACCGACACCGCGACCCGAGCACTCCAGCGGCCGGCCCCGACCCACCCCTCTCCTCGTCCTGGACGTCGTAGGTCTCACCCCCCGTCTCCTCGACCACATGCCGCACCTCAAGGCCCTCGGCCAGTCCGGCTCCCGTGCCCCGCTCGGCACCGTCCTGCCCGCCGTCACCTGCGCCGCCCAGTCCACCTTCCTCACCGGCACCCACCCCTGCGAGCACGGCATCGTCGGCAACGGCTGGTACTTCCGCGAGCTCGGCGACGTACTCCTGTGGCGTCAGCACAACGGCCTGGTCTCCGGCGACAAGCTGTGGGACGCCGCCCGGCGCGCGCATCCCGGTTACACGGTCGCCAATATCTGCTGGTGGTACGCCATGGGCGCCGACACCGACATCACCGTCACTCCCCGTCCCGTCTACTACGCCGACGGCCGCAAGGAACCCGACTGCTACACCCGGCCCCCAGCCCTGCACGACGAACTCACCGAGAAATTCGGCACGTTCCCCCTCTTCCACTTCTGGGGTCCCGGCGCCGACCTCGTCTCCAGCCGCTGGATCATCGACGCGACCCGCCACATCAACCGCACCCGCCGGCCGGACCTGACCCTCTGCTACCTCCCTCACCTCGACTACGACCTGCAGCGCTTCGGCCCCGACGACCCGCGCTCCCTCCAGGCGGCCGCGGACCTCGACGCGGCCATGGCTCCCCTCCTCGACGACGCGAAGGCCGAGGGCCGTACCGTCGTCGCGCTCTCCGAGTACGGCATCACGCGCGCGGACCGCCCCGTCGACATCAACCGCGCCCTGCGCCGCGCCGGCCTCCTCGATGTGCACACGCAGGACGGCATGGAGTACCTGGACCCGATGGCATCCCGCGCCTTCGCGGTCGCCGACCACCAGATCGCCCATGTCTATGTGCGACGCCCGGAGGACCTGGAGGCCACGAAGGCGGCGCTCGCCGGCCTGCCCGGCATCGAGCGACTCCTGGACGACGAGGGCAAGAAGACCCATCACCTCGACCATCCGCGCTCCGGCGAACTCGTCGCCGTCGCGGAGCCGGACGCCTGGTTCACGTACTACTACTGGCTCGACGACGCCCGCGCGCCCGACTTCGCGCGGCTCGTCGAGATCCACCGCAAACCCGGCTACGACCCGGTCGAACTCTTCATGGATCCCCTCGACCCCTACGTCAAGGTGAAGGCGGCCACGGCACTGGCCCGCAAAAAGCTCGGCATGCGCTACCGCATGGCGGTCGTGCCCCTGGACCCCTCACCTATCCGCGGCAGCCACGGCCGCCTCCCCCTGAGCGACGACGAAGGTCCGCTCATCATCTGCTCCACCCCCCGCGCAGTCACCGGCCGCGTCGCGGCCACCGATGTGAAATCCCTGCTGCTCGACCTGGCAGGCCTCACCTGA
- the frc gene encoding formyl-CoA transferase, which translates to MTTKALEGIRVLDMTHVQSGPSATQLLAWLGADVIKLEAPAGDITRKQLRDLPGVDSLYFTMLNSNKRSITLNTKTERGKDILTELIRRSDVMVENFGPGAIDRMGFTWDRIREINPRIVYASIKGFGEGPYTDFKAYEVVAQAMGGSMSTTGFEEGPPLATGAQIGDSGTGIHAVAGILAALFQRENTGRGQRVNVAMQHAVLNLCRVKLRDQQRLAHGPLAEYPNEDFGDEVPRSGNASGGGQPGWAIRCAPGGPNDYVYVIVQPVGWKPLSELIGRPELADDPEWATPEARLPKLEKMFQLIEEWSSTLPKWQVLEQLNSHNVPCGPILSTKEIIEDESLIANEMVVKVAHPERGEFVTVGSPLKLSDSPVDVTSSPLLGEHNEEVYIGELGLGDEELRLLKSSGVI; encoded by the coding sequence GTGACGACCAAGGCTCTCGAAGGCATCCGCGTCCTCGACATGACACACGTCCAGTCCGGTCCCTCGGCGACCCAACTCCTCGCCTGGCTCGGCGCGGACGTCATCAAGCTGGAGGCGCCGGCCGGCGACATCACCCGCAAGCAGCTGCGGGACCTGCCCGGCGTCGACTCCCTCTACTTCACGATGCTCAACAGCAACAAGCGCAGCATCACCCTCAACACCAAGACCGAACGCGGCAAGGACATCCTCACCGAACTGATCCGCCGCTCCGACGTCATGGTCGAGAACTTCGGACCCGGCGCCATCGACCGCATGGGGTTCACCTGGGACCGCATCCGCGAGATCAACCCCCGTATCGTCTACGCCTCCATCAAGGGCTTCGGCGAAGGCCCGTACACCGACTTCAAGGCGTACGAGGTCGTCGCGCAGGCCATGGGCGGGTCGATGTCGACCACCGGCTTCGAGGAGGGGCCACCGCTGGCGACGGGGGCCCAGATCGGTGACTCGGGCACGGGCATTCACGCCGTGGCGGGGATTCTCGCGGCGCTGTTCCAGCGGGAGAACACCGGGCGTGGTCAGCGGGTCAATGTGGCCATGCAGCATGCTGTGCTCAACCTCTGCCGGGTGAAGCTGCGCGATCAGCAGCGACTGGCACATGGCCCACTCGCCGAATATCCCAACGAGGACTTCGGCGACGAGGTTCCCAGGTCCGGGAACGCCTCCGGCGGTGGTCAGCCCGGCTGGGCGATCAGGTGCGCACCCGGCGGACCGAACGACTACGTCTACGTCATCGTCCAGCCCGTCGGCTGGAAGCCCCTCAGCGAACTCATCGGCCGGCCCGAGCTGGCCGATGACCCCGAGTGGGCCACCCCGGAAGCCCGGCTGCCCAAGCTGGAGAAGATGTTCCAGCTCATCGAGGAGTGGTCCTCCACCCTCCCCAAATGGCAGGTGCTGGAGCAGCTCAACTCCCACAACGTTCCGTGCGGCCCGATCCTCTCCACCAAGGAGATCATCGAGGACGAGTCGCTGATCGCCAACGAGATGGTCGTGAAGGTGGCGCACCCCGAGCGGGGCGAGTTCGTGACCGTGGGCAGCCCGCTGAAGCTCTCCGACTCCCCCGTGGATGTGACCAGTTCGCCGCTGCTCGGCGAGCACAACGAAGAGGTCTACATCGGCGAGCTCGGCCTCGGGGACGAGGAACTCCGCCTCCTCAAGTCGAGCGGGGTGATCTGA
- a CDS encoding OFA family MFS transporter codes for MTAEPIAAKEASDDPDASHRAYREVTDPRGRVYRIGETDRDILGHSRKFMVYLPWLAMMAISVFEYAYGSAEDTLSHAHGWTQSNTFWILSVWVFFQAGIAFPAGWLREKGILTARKAMYTGSVMCLLGFLALSHLSNVLLAILGFGVIGGIGSGLVYATCINMVGKWFPERRGAKTGFVNGGFAYGSLPFIFIFNYAFDTANYHRVLDLIGCYVMIVVLSSAFFFKDPPKNWWPADIDPLTYGSTEKGAASLAKNPPAVKQYTPKEAIRTGMLPLMWIALVMTAGVSIFGISFQVDFAKEVGFGPLVAASSMGVMAVINGIGRGVVGWLSDRYGRKQTLVFVIVVLGLAQFGVIWAGDMHSEALFLFFAFLSGFGGGAFYPMFAALTPDYFGENYNATNYGLVYSGKLISGLFGGGLGSMVVAAWGYNGAYALAGGISMVAAAIALLLRQPGRSTADTAVPQPQPVG; via the coding sequence ATGACGGCGGAACCCATCGCCGCGAAGGAAGCGTCGGACGACCCCGACGCCTCGCACCGCGCGTACCGTGAAGTCACCGACCCCCGGGGCCGTGTCTACCGGATCGGCGAGACGGACCGGGACATCCTGGGCCACTCACGCAAGTTCATGGTGTATCTGCCATGGCTCGCCATGATGGCGATCAGTGTCTTCGAGTACGCGTACGGCTCGGCCGAGGACACCTTGTCCCACGCCCACGGCTGGACGCAGAGCAACACCTTCTGGATCCTGAGCGTCTGGGTCTTCTTCCAGGCCGGCATAGCCTTCCCCGCCGGCTGGCTGCGGGAGAAGGGAATCCTGACCGCCCGCAAGGCCATGTACACAGGGTCGGTCATGTGCCTGCTCGGCTTCCTCGCCCTCTCGCACTTGAGCAATGTGCTCCTGGCGATCCTCGGCTTCGGTGTCATCGGCGGCATCGGATCCGGCCTGGTGTACGCGACCTGCATCAACATGGTCGGCAAGTGGTTCCCCGAGCGACGTGGCGCGAAGACCGGATTCGTCAACGGCGGATTCGCGTACGGCTCACTGCCGTTCATCTTCATCTTCAACTACGCGTTCGACACGGCCAACTACCACCGGGTACTGGACCTCATCGGCTGCTACGTGATGATCGTGGTGCTGTCCTCCGCGTTCTTCTTCAAGGACCCGCCGAAGAACTGGTGGCCGGCGGACATCGACCCGCTGACCTACGGCAGTACCGAGAAGGGCGCGGCGAGCCTTGCCAAGAACCCTCCCGCGGTGAAGCAGTACACACCGAAGGAGGCCATCAGGACCGGCATGCTCCCCCTCATGTGGATCGCTCTCGTCATGACCGCGGGTGTGTCGATCTTCGGGATCTCCTTCCAGGTCGACTTCGCCAAGGAGGTGGGCTTCGGCCCGCTGGTGGCGGCGTCGTCCATGGGCGTCATGGCCGTCATCAACGGCATCGGCCGGGGCGTGGTGGGCTGGCTGTCCGACAGGTACGGCCGCAAGCAGACCCTGGTGTTCGTCATTGTCGTCCTGGGTCTGGCCCAGTTCGGCGTGATCTGGGCCGGTGACATGCACAGCGAGGCCCTGTTCCTGTTCTTCGCCTTCCTCTCCGGGTTCGGCGGCGGGGCCTTCTACCCGATGTTCGCGGCCCTGACCCCGGACTACTTCGGCGAGAACTACAACGCCACCAACTACGGGCTGGTGTACAGCGGCAAGCTGATCAGCGGACTGTTCGGCGGCGGGCTCGGCTCGATGGTGGTGGCCGCCTGGGGCTACAACGGCGCCTACGCGCTGGCCGGCGGCATCTCCATGGTGGCGGCGGCGATCGCTCTGCTGCTGCGGCAGCCGGGGCGGAGCACGGCGGACACAGCGGTTCCGCAGCCGCAACCGGTGGGCTGA
- a CDS encoding OFA family MFS transporter: MTTTDVSTSVPYQEVTDHNGRVYRVGESDVDIMGRKRKWMVFLPWAGMLGISSAEYAFTSAEDTLHEAHLWSSGHIFWLMGVWVFFQAAVAFPAGQLRESGRLPARTAMLLGALGTLLGYLSLALAPHVIVAYLGFGMCSGIGAGLVYATCVNMVGKWYPERKGGKTGFVNGGFAYGSVPFVFLFTSYMDLSNYKGVLVAVGLLCCSVVAVAGWFFKDPPKGWWPANVDPLKASDDPKIRRALEKNPPAVKQYTPKEAARTPVLWMMWFCLLCTAGINIFGIAFQVPFGKDMGFAGGIVATAMSLKAIVNGTGRGVIGWISDRVGRRHTLIIVCLVLGSAQFGVLVSGQMGSMPFFLFCSMVSGFGGGAIFPLFAAMTADYFGENHNASNYGMVYSSKLISGLVGSGMGAIVVDAWDYHGAFVLAGSVGLASAVLALFLKSPGRPQARSIVPNPQPLGEEMA; the protein is encoded by the coding sequence ATGACAACCACCGATGTCTCCACATCCGTCCCCTATCAAGAGGTGACGGACCACAACGGCCGTGTGTATCGCGTCGGCGAGTCCGATGTCGACATCATGGGCCGCAAACGCAAATGGATGGTCTTCCTGCCCTGGGCAGGAATGCTGGGCATCAGCTCCGCCGAGTACGCGTTCACGTCGGCGGAGGACACACTCCACGAGGCTCACCTGTGGAGCAGCGGACACATCTTCTGGCTGATGGGCGTCTGGGTGTTCTTCCAGGCGGCCGTGGCCTTCCCGGCCGGGCAACTGCGGGAGAGCGGCCGCCTCCCCGCCCGTACGGCGATGCTGCTGGGTGCGCTGGGCACCCTGCTGGGCTATCTGTCACTGGCCCTTGCGCCGCATGTGATCGTCGCCTATCTCGGCTTCGGCATGTGCAGCGGCATCGGCGCCGGTCTCGTCTACGCGACCTGCGTCAACATGGTCGGCAAGTGGTATCCGGAACGCAAGGGCGGCAAGACGGGCTTCGTCAACGGCGGTTTCGCCTACGGATCCGTGCCCTTCGTCTTCCTGTTCACCTCGTACATGGACCTGAGCAACTACAAGGGCGTCCTGGTGGCGGTCGGCCTGCTGTGCTGCTCCGTCGTCGCCGTCGCCGGCTGGTTCTTCAAGGACCCGCCGAAGGGCTGGTGGCCCGCGAACGTGGACCCCCTGAAGGCGTCGGACGACCCGAAGATCCGGCGGGCGCTGGAGAAGAACCCGCCGGCGGTGAAGCAGTACACCCCCAAGGAGGCCGCTCGTACCCCCGTGCTCTGGATGATGTGGTTCTGTCTGCTGTGCACGGCCGGGATCAATATCTTCGGCATCGCCTTCCAGGTGCCGTTCGGCAAGGACATGGGCTTCGCCGGCGGAATCGTGGCCACGGCGATGTCCCTGAAGGCCATCGTCAACGGCACCGGACGCGGCGTCATCGGCTGGATATCCGACCGCGTCGGCCGCCGCCACACACTGATCATCGTCTGTCTCGTGCTGGGCTCCGCCCAGTTCGGTGTGCTGGTCTCCGGCCAGATGGGCAGCATGCCGTTCTTCCTGTTCTGCTCCATGGTCTCCGGTTTCGGCGGCGGGGCGATCTTCCCGCTGTTCGCGGCCATGACGGCGGACTACTTCGGCGAGAACCACAACGCCTCCAACTACGGAATGGTCTACAGCTCGAAGCTGATCTCCGGCCTCGTGGGATCCGGTATGGGCGCGATCGTCGTCGACGCGTGGGACTACCACGGCGCCTTCGTGCTCGCCGGATCCGTCGGCCTGGCCTCCGCCGTGCTGGCGCTGTTCCTGAAGTCTCCGGGCCGCCCGCAGGCCCGCAGCATCGTTCCCAACCCGCAACCGCTTGGCGAGGAGATGGCGTAA
- the sucC gene encoding ADP-forming succinate--CoA ligase subunit beta translates to MDLYEHQARGLFEEHGIVVPRAEVTDSPKEAREIARRLGGRVVVKAQVKTGGRGKAGGVRLAADPAAAELTARQILGMDIKGHKVRKVMLAQPVDIDSEFYVSYVLDRAAGRFLAIASAEGGMDIEEVAATRPEAVARVHIDPAQGVTSAKATEIAEAAGLPQQTVDVLVRLWEVLTREDAVLVEVNPLVRTAQGQILALDGKVTLDDNARFRQARWGEQDAAHDDPLEALAAAKGLNYVKLDGEVGIIGNGAGLVMSTLDVVAGCGARPANFLDIGGGASAQIMADGLSVILSDPAVKSVFVNVFGGITACDAVADGIVQALETVRLTKPLVVRLDGNNAVRGRAVLDDRAHPLVQQATTMDDAARRAAQLANTS, encoded by the coding sequence ATGGACCTGTACGAGCATCAGGCGCGGGGACTCTTCGAAGAACACGGCATCGTGGTGCCGCGGGCCGAGGTCACGGACTCGCCCAAGGAAGCGCGGGAGATCGCCCGCAGGCTTGGGGGACGCGTCGTCGTGAAGGCCCAGGTCAAGACGGGTGGGCGCGGCAAGGCGGGCGGCGTGAGGCTTGCCGCTGACCCGGCCGCCGCCGAGCTCACGGCACGGCAGATCCTCGGCATGGACATCAAGGGCCACAAGGTCCGCAAGGTGATGCTGGCTCAGCCCGTCGACATCGACAGCGAGTTCTACGTCTCGTACGTGCTCGACCGCGCCGCCGGACGCTTCCTCGCGATCGCCTCGGCCGAGGGCGGCATGGACATCGAGGAGGTGGCCGCGACGCGGCCGGAGGCGGTGGCACGCGTTCACATCGACCCGGCGCAGGGCGTCACCTCGGCGAAGGCGACCGAGATCGCCGAGGCGGCCGGGCTGCCGCAGCAGACCGTCGACGTCCTGGTGCGGCTCTGGGAGGTACTGACGCGCGAGGATGCCGTCCTCGTCGAGGTCAACCCGCTCGTCCGCACCGCCCAGGGGCAGATCCTCGCCCTGGACGGCAAGGTCACCCTTGACGACAACGCCCGCTTCCGACAGGCGCGTTGGGGTGAACAGGACGCCGCGCACGACGATCCGCTGGAGGCGCTGGCCGCCGCCAAGGGCCTCAACTACGTCAAGCTGGACGGCGAGGTCGGCATCATCGGAAACGGCGCGGGCCTGGTCATGTCGACGCTCGACGTGGTCGCCGGCTGCGGCGCCCGGCCCGCCAACTTCCTCGACATCGGCGGCGGCGCCTCCGCCCAGATCATGGCCGACGGCCTCTCGGTCATCCTCTCCGACCCGGCCGTGAAGTCGGTCTTCGTCAACGTCTTCGGCGGCATCACCGCCTGCGACGCGGTCGCCGACGGCATCGTGCAGGCCCTGGAGACCGTGCGGCTGACCAAGCCGCTGGTGGTCCGCCTCGACGGCAACAACGCCGTGCGCGGCCGCGCCGTGCTCGACGACCGCGCGCACCCTCTCGTCCAGCAGGCCACCACCATGGACGACGCCGCCCGCCGCGCCGCCCAACTCGCCAACACCAGCTGA
- the eboE gene encoding metabolite traffic protein EboE, producing MRFRHPDGSTVHLAYCTNVHPAETLDGVLAQLRDHCEPVRRRLGRDRLGIGLWLAKDAAHTLVTDPSALRGLRTELDRRGLEVVTLNGFPYEGFGAEEVKYRVYKPDWADPERLDHTTALARVLAQLLPDDVTEGSISTLPLAWRTVYDDQRAATAHTALTTLAERLDALQELTGRSIRVGLEPEPGCTVETTADALAPLTVIGHDRIGICVDTCHLATSFEDPHTALDALTEARVPVVKSQLSAALHAEHPHLPEVRTALAAFDEPRFLHQTRTRTSAGLRGTDDLGEALAGDALPDASPWRAHFHVPLHGAPAAPLTSTLPVLRAALAQLVGGPHPLTRHLEVETYTWQALPPELRPRARAQLADGIAAELTLARDLLTDLGLKELP from the coding sequence ATGCGCTTCCGCCACCCCGACGGCTCCACCGTCCACCTCGCCTACTGCACCAATGTCCACCCGGCCGAGACCCTCGACGGCGTCCTCGCCCAGCTCCGCGACCACTGCGAACCCGTCCGTCGCCGCCTCGGCCGGGACCGCCTCGGCATCGGCCTGTGGCTCGCCAAGGACGCCGCCCACACGCTGGTCACCGACCCGTCCGCGCTGCGCGGCCTGCGCACCGAACTCGACCGCCGCGGCCTCGAAGTGGTCACCCTCAACGGCTTCCCGTACGAGGGCTTCGGCGCCGAAGAGGTCAAGTACCGCGTCTACAAGCCGGACTGGGCCGACCCGGAGCGACTCGACCACACCACCGCCCTGGCCCGCGTCCTCGCCCAGCTCCTCCCCGACGACGTCACCGAAGGCAGCATCTCCACGCTGCCCCTCGCCTGGCGCACCGTGTATGACGACCAGCGCGCGGCGACCGCCCACACAGCGCTGACCACACTCGCCGAACGCCTCGACGCCCTTCAGGAACTCACCGGCCGCTCCATCCGTGTCGGCCTGGAACCCGAACCCGGGTGCACCGTCGAGACCACCGCCGACGCCCTCGCCCCGCTCACCGTGATCGGCCACGACCGCATCGGCATCTGCGTCGACACCTGTCATCTCGCCACCTCCTTCGAAGACCCGCACACCGCCCTGGACGCGCTCACCGAAGCCCGCGTCCCCGTGGTCAAGTCACAGCTCTCGGCCGCCCTGCACGCCGAACACCCCCATCTCCCCGAAGTCCGCACGGCCCTCGCCGCCTTCGACGAACCCCGCTTCCTGCACCAGACCCGCACCCGTACGTCCGCCGGCCTGCGCGGTACCGACGACCTCGGTGAGGCGCTGGCAGGCGACGCCCTGCCCGACGCCTCCCCGTGGCGCGCCCACTTCCATGTCCCGCTGCACGGGGCCCCCGCCGCGCCCCTCACCTCCACACTCCCCGTCCTGAGGGCCGCGCTGGCCCAGCTCGTCGGCGGCCCGCACCCGCTCACCCGCCACCTGGAGGTCGAGACCTACACCTGGCAGGCCCTCCCGCCCGAGCTGCGCCCCCGAGCCCGCGCCCAGCTCGCCGACGGCATCGCCGCCGAACTCACCCTGGCCCGCGATCTGTTGACGGACCTCGGCCTCAAGGAGCTGCCGTGA